From the Desulfovibrio sp. JY genome, one window contains:
- a CDS encoding sensor histidine kinase: protein MEKTERQRDLDAGAAGAAGEQRRTSAGPESAPKDVTAALRERIKELDCLYEITRLSQRHDLALDDILSGVCGIVARAWQYPEIACVKLTIGGRGFATPAARRPVAKQSSPVRVHGEAVGHIEVGYLGKRPPCDEGPFLREERHLLDAVADHLGRIIEARENEERLRRLSQELLKAQEHERQRIARELHDDVGQLLSVTRLRLEGLLPLLDDGAQDAREAVRECSTRLGTAVMALRDLAYNLLPPALTQLGLAETACRLCQELSARHGVPIAFSADGMEALRMPFETSINLYRVLQEGLANACRHGRCSSISVRLVASYPHCLLRISDDGQGFDPQVRLPQALAEKHMGLWSMGERIRLLGGRFTLRARPGKGVRIKVEVPVEGQGPCQVP from the coding sequence ATGGAGAAGACCGAAAGGCAACGTGACCTTGACGCCGGGGCTGCCGGGGCCGCCGGGGAACAACGCCGGACTTCGGCCGGACCGGAGTCCGCGCCCAAGGACGTCACGGCGGCCCTGCGCGAACGCATCAAGGAATTGGACTGCCTTTACGAAATCACGCGGCTGTCGCAGCGCCACGACCTGGCCCTTGACGACATCCTGTCCGGCGTGTGCGGCATCGTGGCCCGGGCCTGGCAGTATCCTGAAATCGCCTGCGTGAAGCTGACGATCGGCGGTCGTGGCTTTGCCACGCCCGCGGCGCGGCGGCCCGTGGCGAAGCAGTCGAGTCCGGTCCGGGTGCATGGGGAAGCCGTCGGCCACATCGAGGTGGGCTATCTGGGCAAACGGCCGCCCTGCGACGAGGGGCCTTTCCTGCGCGAGGAACGCCATCTGCTCGATGCGGTCGCCGACCACCTCGGGAGAATCATCGAGGCGCGCGAAAACGAGGAGCGGCTGCGGCGGTTGTCCCAGGAACTCCTCAAGGCGCAGGAACACGAGCGACAGCGTATTGCCCGCGAACTGCACGACGATGTGGGCCAGCTCCTGTCCGTCACGCGCCTGCGCCTGGAGGGGCTGCTCCCTTTGCTCGACGACGGCGCGCAAGACGCCCGGGAAGCGGTCCGGGAGTGTTCCACCCGCCTGGGCACGGCCGTCATGGCGCTACGCGATCTGGCCTACAACCTGCTGCCGCCGGCTTTGACCCAGCTCGGCCTGGCCGAAACCGCCTGCCGCTTGTGCCAGGAGCTTTCCGCCCGGCACGGGGTGCCCATCGCTTTTTCCGCCGACGGGATGGAAGCGCTCCGTATGCCCTTTGAAACGAGCATCAATCTCTACCGCGTGCTCCAGGAAGGCTTGGCCAATGCCTGCCGCCATGGCCGCTGTTCGAGCATTTCCGTGCGGCTGGTCGCCTCGTATCCCCACTGTCTGCTGCGGATAAGCGACGACGGCCAGGGGTTCGATCCGCAGGTGCGCCTTCCCCAGGCCCTGGCGGAAAAGCACATGGGGCTTTGGAGCATGGGCGAACGTATCCGGCTGCTTGGCGGACGGTTCACGCTGCGCGCGCGCCCCGGCAAGGGGGTGCGCATCAAGGTGGAAGTCCCGGTGGAGGGGCAAGGCCCATGTCAGGTCCCCTGA
- a CDS encoding FMN-binding glutamate synthase family protein has product MQNGQKSNDVLGTANRGTPVESGLCSLCREDCAGRCETWLSSLAGRAMLYPRDFGKVTVGAENACPSGISYDTLRIQGRLYGARGLAPGLTTSPDDCLFHNVDLTTAFGRTRKTRIKLPLMTGALGSTFIAAHHWDCFAVGCALAGIPIVVGENVVGVDRQAVFEGGRLRLAPELDRRIDIYRRYQDRDGYGAMLVQLNVEDSRNGVAEYIIDKYGPDVIIEFKWGQGAKNIGGEIKVRDIDYAVFLKKRGYLVDPDPELPEVAQAFASGAIREFARHSRLGYTDATSEGQVRESFLEKVAYLRRLGFERISLKTGAYGMEALAMAIRYASLAGLDLLTIDGSGGGTGMSPWNMMETWGVPSILLHAKAREYAALLAASGQPVADMSLAGGFAREDHVFKALALGAPFSKLVCMGRAIMIPGFLGSNIEGALHPERRERVHGNWESLPKSVSSLGTAPEQLFATWHTLQSLLGPAEMERIPYGAVATFTLLDKLGAGLQQLLAGARKFSAPAISREDIVAANRETQRETGLAYVAEAEDAIARRILLS; this is encoded by the coding sequence ATGCAAAACGGGCAAAAGAGCAACGACGTGCTGGGAACCGCCAATCGCGGGACCCCTGTGGAATCGGGATTGTGCAGCTTGTGCCGGGAAGACTGCGCCGGCCGCTGCGAGACGTGGCTGTCGAGCCTGGCCGGCCGGGCCATGCTGTATCCGCGCGATTTCGGCAAGGTGACCGTCGGGGCGGAGAACGCCTGCCCGAGCGGCATCTCCTACGACACGCTGCGCATCCAGGGGCGGCTCTACGGCGCCCGGGGGCTGGCTCCGGGACTGACCACCTCCCCGGACGACTGCCTGTTCCACAATGTCGACCTGACAACGGCCTTCGGCCGGACCCGCAAGACCAGGATCAAACTTCCGCTCATGACCGGCGCGTTGGGCTCGACCTTCATCGCGGCGCACCATTGGGACTGTTTCGCCGTGGGCTGCGCCCTGGCCGGCATCCCCATCGTGGTCGGGGAAAACGTGGTCGGCGTCGACCGGCAGGCCGTCTTTGAAGGCGGACGCCTCCGGCTCGCCCCGGAGCTGGATCGCCGCATCGACATCTACCGGCGCTATCAGGACCGGGACGGCTACGGGGCGATGCTTGTCCAGCTCAACGTCGAGGATTCCCGCAACGGCGTGGCCGAGTACATCATCGACAAATACGGCCCGGACGTGATCATCGAGTTCAAGTGGGGCCAGGGGGCCAAGAACATCGGCGGCGAGATCAAGGTGCGGGACATCGACTACGCTGTGTTCCTCAAAAAGCGCGGCTATCTCGTGGACCCCGATCCCGAGCTGCCCGAGGTGGCCCAGGCCTTCGCCTCCGGGGCGATCCGGGAGTTCGCCCGTCACAGCCGGCTGGGCTATACGGATGCGACCAGCGAGGGGCAGGTGCGGGAGAGCTTCCTGGAAAAGGTGGCCTATCTGCGCCGCCTGGGCTTCGAGCGCATTTCGCTCAAGACCGGAGCCTACGGCATGGAGGCGCTGGCCATGGCCATCCGCTATGCCTCGCTGGCCGGGCTCGATCTGCTCACCATCGACGGTTCCGGCGGCGGCACGGGCATGAGCCCCTGGAACATGATGGAGACCTGGGGCGTGCCGTCCATCCTGCTCCACGCCAAGGCCCGGGAATACGCGGCCCTGCTCGCCGCCTCGGGACAGCCGGTGGCGGACATGTCCCTGGCCGGCGGCTTCGCCCGGGAGGACCACGTGTTCAAGGCGCTGGCCCTGGGCGCGCCGTTTTCCAAGCTCGTCTGCATGGGAAGGGCCATCATGATTCCGGGGTTTCTCGGCTCGAACATCGAGGGGGCCCTGCATCCCGAACGGCGGGAGCGCGTGCATGGCAACTGGGAGAGCCTGCCGAAATCCGTGTCGTCGCTCGGCACTGCGCCCGAGCAGCTTTTCGCCACCTGGCACACGCTGCAAAGCCTTCTCGGCCCGGCGGAGATGGAGCGCATCCCTTACGGGGCCGTGGCCACCTTCACCTTGCTGGACAAGCTCGGGGCCGGGCTGCAACAACTTCTGGCCGGCGCGCGAAAGTTCTCCGCCCCGGCCATTTCCCGGGAGGATATCGTGGCCGCGAACCGGGAAACCCAGCGTGAAACCGGCCTCGCCTACGTCGCGGAGGCCGAGGACGCCATAGCCAGGCGCATTCTGCTCTCCTGA
- a CDS encoding response regulator transcription factor, whose translation MSGPLKILLVDDHPLFREGLRSLIAGQSAYAVLGEAGTAGEALELARTQTPDIVVLDIGLPDADGIEVIRRLRALPVPPRILVVSMHTRLDLVAESLRLGALGYVLKDSAAVSLLHGLDAVSRGDRYLDGAIVPQVLLKLDEYATHRSRPADPAYDTLTRREQQILRLLAEGRGVAAIAADLYISRKTVENHRSNIFGKLGFSNMAELVHYAVKMGLIEVGDDTA comes from the coding sequence ATGTCAGGTCCCCTGAAGATTCTCCTGGTCGATGACCATCCGCTCTTCCGGGAGGGGCTGCGCTCGCTGATCGCCGGGCAATCGGCCTACGCCGTCCTTGGCGAAGCCGGCACGGCCGGGGAGGCGCTGGAGCTGGCCAGGACGCAGACGCCGGACATCGTGGTGCTGGACATCGGCCTGCCCGACGCCGACGGCATCGAGGTCATCCGGCGGTTGCGCGCCTTGCCCGTGCCGCCGCGCATCCTCGTGGTCAGCATGCACACGCGCCTGGATCTGGTGGCGGAGAGCCTGCGGCTGGGGGCGCTCGGCTATGTCCTCAAGGATTCCGCCGCGGTCAGTCTGCTGCACGGCCTGGACGCCGTTTCCCGGGGGGATCGCTATCTCGACGGGGCCATCGTGCCCCAGGTGCTCCTCAAGCTCGACGAATACGCCACCCATCGCTCGCGGCCCGCCGATCCGGCCTACGACACCCTGACCCGCCGCGAACAGCAGATCCTGCGCCTGCTGGCCGAGGGGCGCGGCGTCGCGGCCATTGCCGCGGATCTCTACATTTCCCGAAAGACCGTCGAGAACCACCGCTCGAACATCTTCGGCAAGCTCGGCTTTTCCAATATGGCCGAGCTGGTCCATTATGCCGTCAAAATGGGTCTCATCGAAGTGGGTGACGACACGGCATGA